The DNA region TCGAAAGGGGGGATAATGGCGGGATGCCCGAGGGTGACACCGTGTGGAACACCGCCCGTCTCCTGGCTCGCACCCTCACCGGAGCTCGGCTGACCGGCAGCGACTTCCGGGTGCCCCGGTTGGCCACCACCGACCTGACCGACTGGCGGGTGACCGACTGCGCCAGCCGCGGCAAGCACCTGCTGCTCCGGCTGGCGGAGCCGACCGGCGGGGCACCCTGGACCCTGCACTCCCACCTGCGGATGGACGGCACCTGGCGGGTGTACGCCCCGGGGCAACGCTGGACCGCCCGCCCGACCCACCTGATCCGGGTGGTGCTGACCACGGCCACCGCCACCGCGGTCGGCTACCACCTGCACGAGGTGACGCTGGTGCCGACCGCCGAGGAGCACCGGCTGGTCGGGCACCTCGGCCCCGACCTGCTGGGGCCGGACTGGGACCCGGCCGAGGCGGTCCGCCGGTTGGCCGACCGACCGGCCGAGAGCATCGCGGAGGCCCTGCTGGACCAGCGCAACCTGGCCGGTGTCGGCAACCTCTACAAGTGCGAGCTGCTGTTCCTGCGCGGAGTCAACCCGCGTACCCGGGTGGAGGCCGTGCCGGACCTTCCGGGCCTGGTAGCCCTGGCGCACGATTTGCTGGCCGCCAACCGGGGCCGATGGACCCAGAGCACCACCGGGTCACTTCGTCGGGGCAAGACCAGCTACGTGTACGGGCGGCGGGCCCAGCCGTGCCGGCGGTGCGGCACCGCCATCCGCAAGGAGGAACTGGGCGAACGGGTCACCTACTGGTGCCCCCGCTGCCAGCCCGCCCCAACCTGACCGCGGCGGGGTGGCGGGCGACAACACGCCGAATGAGCAGCAAATTGACACGATTGGGTACTTCCTTGCCGGCCGGTCAGGTCGCATGCTGCGGTTGAGCGCTCACGGATAGTCAATGCAGCGTGATGCGGCCGACCACGTCGGGGTGGTGACCGCCGCGCCCCGATCACCGGGAGAGCCATGGCCGTCTTCCGTAGACTCCGGTCGACCTGGCTCGACCGGACCACCCGCAGCGATCAACCGGCTCCGCCCGCCACCCTGCCCGCCGCCCGTACCGATTCGGCGCCGGACGCCCTGGCCGGCCCCGAATCCGCCGGCAGCCCGGCCCCGGCCAGCCTGGACCCGGCGGCGGCGCCCCGTTGTTTCGGCCCGGTGCCCAACCACGCCCACAGCCCCCTGCCGGTGCTAGACGACACCGGGGCGGTGCTGGCCGGCACGGGGATCCGCAAGTTCCTGGACCCCCTGCCCGGTCTGGGCCTGGCGGGACGCACCCCGCTGGGGGCCGGACTTCCGGTGGCGCTGCCGGACACCATCAGCCATCCCGGCTGCGACTACTACGAGATCGGGCTGACGGAGTACACCCAGCGGCTGCACCGGGACCTGCCGGCGACCCGGCTGCGCGGCTACCGGCAACTGAACCTGGGCACCGACGCCGACGGACACAACACCCTCGCCCCGCCGCCCCGGGCCTGGTACCTGGGCCCGGTCATCCTGGCCCGCCGGGGCCGACCGGTACGGATCAAGTTCATCAACCAAC from Micromonospora sp. NBC_01739 includes:
- a CDS encoding DNA-formamidopyrimidine glycosylase family protein produces the protein MPEGDTVWNTARLLARTLTGARLTGSDFRVPRLATTDLTDWRVTDCASRGKHLLLRLAEPTGGAPWTLHSHLRMDGTWRVYAPGQRWTARPTHLIRVVLTTATATAVGYHLHEVTLVPTAEEHRLVGHLGPDLLGPDWDPAEAVRRLADRPAESIAEALLDQRNLAGVGNLYKCELLFLRGVNPRTRVEAVPDLPGLVALAHDLLAANRGRWTQSTTGSLRRGKTSYVYGRRAQPCRRCGTAIRKEELGERVTYWCPRCQPAPT